One window of the Carnobacterium maltaromaticum DSM 20342 genome contains the following:
- the ntdP gene encoding nucleoside tri-diphosphate phosphatase: MRIPKEGEYITIQSYKHDGSLHRTWRDTMVLKTSEQSVIGCNDHTLVTEADGRRWLTREPAIVYFHKHYWFNIIAMIRENGVSYYCNLASPYTMDEEALKYIDYDLDIKVFPDGEKRLLDVDEYEAHRKKWQYPNDIDHILKENVKILVEWINEEKGPFSEEYVKLWYERYQQLSRK; this comes from the coding sequence ATGCGTATTCCAAAAGAAGGAGAATACATCACCATCCAAAGCTATAAACATGACGGTAGTTTACATCGAACATGGCGAGATACAATGGTTTTAAAAACAAGTGAGCAATCAGTTATTGGTTGTAATGATCATACACTTGTTACGGAGGCAGACGGCAGACGTTGGCTAACGAGAGAACCAGCGATTGTTTATTTTCATAAACACTATTGGTTCAACATTATTGCAATGATTCGCGAAAATGGCGTTTCTTATTATTGCAATTTAGCTTCACCTTATACAATGGATGAAGAGGCGTTGAAATATATTGATTATGATTTAGATATCAAAGTTTTCCCTGACGGTGAAAAACGCTTATTGGATGTAGATGAATACGAAGCCCATCGAAAAAAGTGGCAATATCCTAATGATATTGATCATATTTTAAAGGAAAATGTAAAGATTTTAGTCGAATGGATTAATGAAGAAAAAGGCCCATTCTCTGAAGAATACGTTAAACTTTGGTATGAACGCTATCAACAATTGTCTCGTAAATAA
- a CDS encoding SGNH/GDSL hydrolase family protein, translated as MNKKSLILLFIGLILTGAIIFLGKNYSITKKNELLRQGEAQESLVQGQEEKRTMNEKNDLEAKTTEFQSNRANLSINDYLVLINAKNSKATLAFYGDNVESEQWTKNIKTATIEKTGLANLEMNRYYFPGYDSLRLTNENTSEKLVDLKPDVVFFFIPVVGNQAVDISLDASSQAILASYLALKEQLPDSLIVAVTPVPSSSLMNKFNSRTLDYTSYVTDAVTVLTENEVPLLDLHSLYLSELETTNQLLASTLEADGIQLNAQGVTLATTLFLNQLASPRDTTSGID; from the coding sequence TTGAATAAAAAAAGTTTGATTTTACTTTTTATTGGTTTGATTTTAACAGGAGCAATTATATTTTTAGGGAAAAATTATTCAATAACGAAAAAAAATGAATTATTACGACAAGGTGAAGCCCAAGAAAGTCTTGTTCAAGGACAAGAAGAAAAGCGTACAATGAATGAAAAAAACGACTTAGAGGCAAAAACAACCGAATTTCAAAGTAATCGTGCTAATCTTTCTATTAATGATTATTTAGTATTAATTAATGCTAAAAATAGCAAAGCAACTCTTGCTTTTTATGGTGATAATGTTGAATCAGAACAATGGACTAAGAATATCAAAACAGCAACCATTGAAAAAACTGGACTAGCTAACTTAGAAATGAATCGTTATTATTTCCCAGGTTATGATTCGTTACGCCTAACGAATGAAAACACAAGCGAAAAATTAGTTGATTTGAAACCCGATGTTGTTTTCTTTTTTATTCCAGTAGTTGGGAATCAAGCGGTTGATATTTCTTTGGATGCATCTAGCCAAGCTATTTTAGCAAGTTATCTGGCTTTAAAAGAACAGCTTCCTGATAGTCTTATCGTAGCAGTTACTCCAGTTCCAAGCAGTAGTTTAATGAATAAATTTAATTCGAGAACATTAGATTATACTAGCTATGTAACAGATGCTGTCACAGTGTTAACTGAAAATGAAGTCCCATTGCTTGATTTACACAGCCTATATTTATCTGAATTAGAAACGACAAATCAGTTGTTAGCTAGTACTTTAGAAGCTGATGGAATTCAGCTGAATGCACAAGGTGTTACGTTAGCAACAACTCTATTTTTAAATCAATTGGCTAGTCCAAGAGATACAACTAGTGGGATTGATTAA
- a CDS encoding FUSC family protein, protein MITMKLGARTLKTGLAVAIALYVSKWVGIPSVTFAAISAIFAMQPSVKRSLNTLRDQTIGNILGAGVAIITVLTLGKQYVLIGFAAIILIAILHQLELDQVIGLATVTLIVVMTTTGDDFMLYAILRFSSTMVGILTAFVINSVFFPPKYEEKLYHVVDFATSEILKWIRASVRNNTEYPFLKKDLQWVRNQMMKMDFYYSLFKEEGSYSKKKRFQNLRKIVVYRQMISTTKASYNLLKTMHKNENSFSNFPKELRVLIRERLETLLSAHEQILLKFNGRVPPNSVNFIANNRSLRKEFMDSFFEAANTDENFKDGYLQSNSVIHILSSILNYEEYLEHLNTLVTSYKGNNWNPTTDISNIENVEH, encoded by the coding sequence ATGATTACTATGAAATTAGGTGCCCGAACCTTAAAAACAGGGCTAGCTGTCGCTATTGCTCTCTATGTCTCAAAATGGGTGGGAATTCCCTCTGTAACTTTTGCAGCTATTTCTGCTATTTTCGCAATGCAGCCCTCCGTTAAACGATCGCTTAATACATTACGCGATCAAACAATTGGGAATATTCTCGGAGCAGGTGTTGCTATCATCACCGTTTTAACACTAGGAAAACAATATGTACTAATTGGATTCGCTGCAATTATATTGATTGCCATTCTTCACCAACTTGAGTTAGATCAAGTAATTGGACTAGCCACCGTAACTTTAATTGTAGTTATGACAACAACTGGTGATGATTTTATGCTTTATGCAATCCTTCGTTTTTCTTCAACAATGGTCGGGATTCTAACAGCTTTCGTTATTAACAGTGTCTTTTTTCCACCAAAATATGAAGAAAAACTCTATCATGTCGTCGATTTTGCTACAAGCGAAATTTTAAAATGGATTCGAGCTAGCGTTCGTAATAATACTGAGTATCCATTTCTAAAAAAAGACTTGCAATGGGTTCGTAACCAAATGATGAAAATGGATTTTTATTACTCTTTATTTAAAGAAGAAGGTAGCTATTCTAAAAAGAAAAGATTTCAAAATTTGAGAAAAATTGTCGTCTATCGACAAATGATCTCAACTACTAAAGCTTCATATAATTTATTAAAAACGATGCACAAAAATGAAAATTCTTTTTCTAACTTCCCTAAAGAACTTCGTGTGCTTATTCGCGAAAGATTAGAAACACTTTTAAGTGCTCATGAACAAATATTATTAAAGTTTAACGGTCGCGTACCTCCTAATAGTGTTAACTTTATTGCCAACAATCGTTCCTTACGAAAAGAGTTTATGGATTCCTTTTTTGAAGCTGCAAATACAGATGAAAATTTTAAAGATGGATATTTACAAAGTAACTCTGTTATTCATATTCTTTCAAGTATTTTAAACTACGAAGAATATCTCGAGCATCTAAACACCTTAGTAACTAGCTACAAAGGTAATAATTGGAATCCAACTACAGATATTTCCAATATCGAAAATGTTGAACATTAA
- a CDS encoding glutamate-1-semialdehyde 2,1-aminomutase — protein sequence MLDHTESNRLAEQAKKVIVGGVNSPSRSFKGVGGGNPVTMVKGDGCYLYDVDGNKYIDYLAAFGPIITGFNHPHIVKAIKKAADTGVLFGTPTEHEITFAKMLTDAIPSMDKVRFTNSGTEAVMSTIRIARAFTNRELVVKFSGAYHGHFDLVLVEAGSGPSTLGASDSAGVTNGTAQEVITVPFNQIEPYKAVMEKWGHKVAAVLVEPIIGNFGMVAPVPGFLEAVNEITHEHGALVIYDEVITNFRFHYGAAQDMLGVIPDLTAFGKSIGGGLPIGAYGGPKHIMDTVAPLGPAYQAGTMSGNPLSMQAGIACLEVLQEPGIYERMAGFAEQLRDALLSAGKKNNIPTVVNQIGGSLTVYFSERPIFNYDDAKNTDSIRFGKFFKLMLDEGINLAPSKFEAWFLTIMHTQADIDATIEAINRVFAKLD from the coding sequence ATGTTAGACCATACTGAATCCAATCGCCTCGCTGAACAGGCAAAAAAAGTTATCGTAGGCGGTGTAAATAGTCCAAGTCGTTCTTTCAAAGGCGTTGGTGGTGGCAATCCTGTTACTATGGTTAAAGGAGACGGTTGTTACTTATATGATGTCGATGGAAATAAATATATTGATTATCTTGCTGCATTCGGTCCTATTATTACTGGTTTTAATCATCCTCATATTGTCAAAGCAATCAAAAAAGCTGCGGATACTGGTGTGTTGTTTGGAACACCAACAGAGCATGAAATTACATTTGCAAAGATGTTAACAGATGCTATTCCCTCAATGGATAAAGTTCGTTTTACAAATTCTGGGACTGAAGCAGTCATGTCTACTATCCGTATTGCAAGAGCCTTCACAAATCGTGAGCTAGTTGTTAAATTTTCAGGAGCTTATCATGGACATTTTGATTTAGTTTTAGTTGAAGCCGGTAGTGGTCCTTCAACTCTTGGCGCTAGTGACTCTGCAGGTGTAACCAACGGAACTGCTCAAGAAGTTATCACTGTTCCTTTCAATCAAATTGAACCGTATAAAGCTGTTATGGAAAAATGGGGGCATAAAGTAGCTGCTGTTTTAGTTGAACCAATTATTGGTAATTTTGGAATGGTCGCCCCTGTCCCTGGATTTTTAGAGGCGGTTAATGAGATTACCCATGAACATGGCGCCCTAGTGATTTATGATGAGGTTATTACAAATTTTAGATTCCATTATGGTGCAGCCCAAGATATGCTAGGAGTTATTCCTGATTTAACAGCATTTGGTAAATCAATTGGAGGCGGACTCCCAATTGGTGCATACGGTGGACCTAAACACATCATGGATACTGTTGCCCCACTTGGACCAGCTTATCAAGCTGGAACGATGTCTGGTAATCCACTTTCAATGCAAGCTGGAATTGCTTGTTTAGAAGTTCTCCAAGAACCTGGCATCTATGAACGAATGGCTGGATTCGCTGAACAACTTCGTGATGCCTTACTTTCAGCAGGAAAGAAAAATAATATTCCCACAGTCGTCAATCAAATTGGTGGATCCCTGACTGTCTACTTTTCAGAGCGTCCAATTTTCAACTATGATGATGCTAAAAATACAGATTCGATTCGTTTTGGGAAATTTTTCAAACTAATGTTAGATGAGGGTATCAACTTAGCACCAAGTAAATTTGAAGCTTGGTTCTTAACAATTATGCATACACAGGCAGATATTGATGCAACTATTGAAGCGATAAATCGCGTTTTTGCAAAATTAGATTAA
- a CDS encoding Fur family transcriptional regulator, giving the protein MKNSMVAHSIEKLKASNIRITPQRYAILEYLIESESHPTADEIYRALAERFPNMSVATVYNNLRLFTKIGFVQEMVYGDSSSRFDFTSTQHYHAICEECGKIVDIYYPGLDDVEVVASNLTGFEVSHHRMEMYGTCPDCLAKRQAETKEKTEAI; this is encoded by the coding sequence ATGAAAAATTCGATGGTCGCCCATTCAATTGAAAAATTAAAAGCATCGAATATTCGCATTACACCACAGCGATATGCTATTTTAGAGTATTTAATTGAATCTGAAAGTCATCCAACAGCTGATGAAATTTATCGTGCCTTAGCAGAACGATTTCCTAATATGAGCGTTGCCACAGTATATAATAATTTGCGTTTATTTACTAAAATTGGTTTTGTTCAAGAAATGGTTTATGGAGATTCTTCTAGCCGTTTTGATTTTACATCAACGCAACATTACCATGCAATTTGTGAAGAGTGTGGGAAAATTGTTGATATTTACTATCCAGGATTAGATGATGTTGAAGTTGTTGCTTCTAATTTAACCGGATTTGAAGTTTCACATCACCGGATGGAAATGTATGGAACATGTCCAGATTGTTTGGCAAAGCGTCAAGCTGAAACTAAAGAAAAAACTGAAGCCATCTAA
- a CDS encoding LacI family DNA-binding transcriptional regulator has protein sequence MATLNDVAKKANVSKMTVSRVINHPEQVTDELKELVFKAMKELDYRPNVAAKALANNRTQIIKFFILEEMDTTEPYYMNLLTGIAKELDKHHYTLQLVTKNNFDIGACDGYIITGMRESDYAWIERATKPVVLFGENHHGHDFVDTDNKSGTKKATEHAIAQGYESIIYIGIDVKEPFEYSREAGYINTMQQAGRVPEIKRFSNRSRYSAQFILENWSDFPTNTVFICSSDRLAIGIERSILKLGGQIPKEYGIIGFDGVFLDQIASPPLTTVKQQVIEMGVACARMLLNKIDQSGAPQGNLLFEPELIIRESTVERKDS, from the coding sequence ATGGCAACATTAAATGATGTGGCAAAAAAAGCGAATGTTTCTAAGATGACAGTATCTCGAGTTATCAATCATCCGGAGCAAGTGACTGATGAGTTGAAAGAACTTGTTTTTAAAGCAATGAAAGAGCTAGATTATCGCCCCAATGTTGCTGCAAAAGCACTAGCAAATAATCGTACTCAAATTATCAAATTTTTCATTTTAGAAGAAATGGATACAACGGAACCTTACTATATGAATTTACTAACTGGTATTGCTAAGGAATTGGATAAACATCATTATACATTGCAACTTGTAACAAAAAATAACTTTGATATTGGAGCTTGCGATGGTTATATTATCACTGGTATGCGTGAAAGTGACTATGCTTGGATTGAACGGGCAACTAAGCCGGTTGTCCTTTTTGGTGAGAATCACCATGGTCATGACTTTGTTGATACAGACAATAAAAGTGGCACAAAAAAAGCAACTGAACACGCAATTGCACAAGGTTATGAATCGATTATCTACATTGGAATTGATGTAAAAGAACCCTTTGAATATTCAAGAGAGGCTGGTTATATCAATACGATGCAGCAAGCTGGCCGAGTACCAGAAATCAAACGTTTTTCAAATCGTTCAAGATATTCAGCTCAATTTATTCTTGAAAATTGGTCTGATTTTCCAACAAATACGGTCTTTATCTGTAGCTCAGATCGATTAGCAATTGGAATTGAACGTAGCATACTTAAACTTGGGGGACAAATTCCTAAAGAGTATGGGATTATTGGTTTTGATGGAGTTTTCTTAGATCAAATAGCTTCTCCGCCTTTAACGACAGTCAAACAGCAAGTGATTGAAATGGGGGTTGCTTGTGCAAGAATGCTCTTAAATAAAATTGATCAAAGTGGTGCCCCACAAGGTAATCTGCTATTTGAACCTGAATTAATTATTCGAGAGTCAACGGTTGAGCGAAAAGACTCATAA
- a CDS encoding alpha-amylase family glycosyl hydrolase, with translation MSRTNWWQSAIVYQIYPRSFQDTNNDGIGDIKGIIQRLDYIKSLGVNTIWLNPIFISPQIDNGYDISNYYGIDPIFGTLKDVQELIYEAHQRELKIIFDFVLNHTSDQHPWFQEALKGPDNLYRDYYLWADGKKMEQNPLIIGLHFLVVQHGKKISTVNSTIFIYSRKRCQI, from the coding sequence ATGTCTCGTACCAATTGGTGGCAATCCGCCATTGTATATCAAATTTATCCACGAAGTTTCCAAGACACGAATAATGATGGAATTGGAGATATAAAAGGGATTATTCAACGACTTGATTATATCAAATCACTAGGAGTCAATACAATTTGGCTGAATCCAATTTTTATATCGCCTCAAATTGATAACGGTTACGATATTTCGAATTATTATGGGATTGATCCAATTTTTGGAACACTTAAGGATGTACAGGAATTAATTTATGAAGCACATCAGCGTGAATTGAAAATAATTTTTGATTTTGTTTTGAATCATACTTCAGATCAGCATCCATGGTTTCAAGAGGCATTAAAAGGTCCAGATAACTTGTATCGTGATTATTATTTATGGGCAGATGGTAAAAAAATGGAGCAGAACCCCCTAATAATTGGGCTTCATTTTTTGGTGGTTCAACATGGGAAAAAGATCTCCACAGTCAACAGTACTATTTTCATTTATTCGCGAAAGAGATGCCAGATTTAA
- a CDS encoding DUF3459 domain-containing protein, with protein MQWTKEPYSGFSTVKPWSSVNQEENYTVEAEEADEGSILHYYRRLLLLKKRELFTKGSFSLLETGDETFCYVRNWDNEEAVVLTNMTNEPVQLTCLEETLFNGKILLSAGDHELTKKQVTLAPYSCVVIQTKMKK; from the coding sequence ATGCAATGGACTAAAGAACCCTATTCAGGTTTTTCAACAGTGAAGCCATGGAGCAGTGTAAATCAAGAAGAAAACTATACAGTTGAGGCAGAAGAAGCTGATGAAGGAAGTATCTTACATTATTATCGCCGCTTGTTACTACTTAAAAAAAGAGAACTGTTCACTAAAGGCAGTTTTAGTTTGTTAGAGACTGGTGATGAAACATTTTGTTATGTTCGAAACTGGGATAACGAGGAAGCGGTAGTTTTAACGAATATGACCAACGAGCCTGTCCAATTAACTTGCTTAGAAGAAACACTATTTAATGGAAAAATTTTACTATCAGCAGGCGACCATGAACTAACCAAGAAGCAAGTAACATTAGCTCCTTATAGCTGTGTCGTTATTCAAACTAAAATGAAAAAGTGA
- a CDS encoding glycoside hydrolase family 13 protein, giving the protein METAAILHRPDSEYAYLYEADNFHIRLRTKKDEVSQVGLIGGDPYLFDVDEWYKNEEPMKLLASTDVHDYWLIETTAPYRRLQYAFHVVGKDGTEVFYGDRGIFPYTAETLATPGYFFRMPYFQEIDRFKSPDWVKETVWYQIFPERFANGNPAITPENALPWGSKEHPGREDFFGGDLQGVIDHLDYLVDLGINGIYFCPIFKASSNHKYDTIDYYEIDPDFGDKETFKKLVDEAHKRGIRIMLDAVFNHTGDISPLWQDVVKNQEKSKYVDWFHVHSFPVDIGKNGNFEGERTVSYDTFAFTPHMPKLNTANPEVQKYLLDIATYWIREFDIDAWRLDVANEVDHHFWKEFFKATTDLKKDFYILGEIWHSSQSWLQGDEFHAVMNYAYTETIEDFFVKKKIDVSKMVAGLNEQLMLYRQQTNEVQFNMLDSHDTARLLTICGDDKELAKATLAFTFLQHGSPCIYYGTEIGMTGDNDPDCRKCMIWDQEKQDLTMFDFTKKLISLRKEKQEVLSYGSLEWSLVADQEKCVGFKRVGQNEVLTCYFNQGSQETTIDKIETEEVLLSNLTTNNPTSITIEPNGFIILSSKI; this is encoded by the coding sequence ATGGAAACAGCAGCAATTTTACACAGACCAGATAGCGAGTATGCATACTTATATGAGGCGGATAATTTTCATATACGTTTGAGAACAAAAAAAGATGAGGTCAGCCAAGTTGGATTGATTGGTGGAGATCCCTATTTATTTGATGTAGACGAGTGGTATAAAAATGAAGAACCAATGAAGCTCCTTGCTAGTACAGATGTTCATGACTATTGGTTAATAGAAACAACTGCACCTTATCGTCGTTTACAATATGCATTTCATGTTGTTGGAAAAGATGGGACAGAGGTCTTTTATGGGGATCGTGGCATTTTTCCATATACAGCCGAAACTTTAGCAACCCCCGGCTATTTTTTCAGAATGCCTTATTTCCAAGAAATTGACCGTTTTAAATCACCAGATTGGGTTAAAGAGACTGTCTGGTACCAAATTTTTCCTGAACGGTTTGCAAATGGAAACCCTGCTATTACTCCCGAAAATGCTTTACCATGGGGAAGTAAAGAACATCCAGGGCGTGAAGATTTTTTTGGCGGTGATTTACAAGGTGTGATTGATCACCTGGATTATTTAGTTGATTTGGGGATTAACGGCATTTATTTTTGCCCAATTTTTAAAGCGTCTTCTAATCATAAATATGACACGATTGACTATTATGAAATTGATCCAGATTTTGGAGATAAAGAAACCTTCAAAAAATTAGTCGATGAAGCTCATAAAAGAGGCATTCGAATTATGTTAGATGCTGTGTTTAATCATACGGGAGATATTTCACCTTTATGGCAAGATGTCGTCAAAAATCAAGAAAAATCAAAATATGTAGACTGGTTCCATGTGCATAGTTTCCCAGTTGATATCGGTAAAAATGGCAATTTTGAAGGGGAGCGTACCGTTTCGTATGATACATTTGCTTTCACTCCACATATGCCTAAATTAAATACAGCCAATCCAGAAGTTCAAAAATATTTACTTGATATCGCCACTTATTGGATTCGCGAGTTTGATATTGATGCATGGCGTTTAGATGTAGCCAATGAAGTTGATCATCATTTTTGGAAGGAATTTTTTAAGGCTACAACAGATTTGAAAAAAGATTTTTATATTTTAGGCGAAATTTGGCACTCTTCACAAAGCTGGTTACAAGGTGATGAGTTTCATGCCGTAATGAATTATGCTTACACTGAAACAATTGAAGATTTCTTTGTTAAGAAAAAGATAGATGTAAGTAAAATGGTTGCTGGTTTAAATGAACAACTGATGCTTTATCGTCAACAAACCAACGAAGTTCAATTTAATATGTTGGACTCACATGATACTGCACGCCTTTTAACTATTTGTGGAGATGATAAAGAGTTGGCTAAAGCAACATTGGCCTTTACTTTCTTGCAACATGGTTCACCTTGTATTTATTATGGTACAGAAATAGGAATGACCGGTGATAATGACCCAGATTGCCGAAAATGTATGATTTGGGATCAGGAAAAACAAGATTTAACAATGTTTGATTTCACTAAAAAGCTAATTTCTTTAAGAAAAGAGAAGCAAGAAGTTCTGAGTTACGGTAGTTTGGAATGGAGCTTAGTAGCAGACCAAGAAAAATGTGTTGGTTTTAAAAGAGTTGGACAAAATGAAGTCTTAACATGCTATTTTAATCAAGGTAGTCAAGAAACAACGATTGATAAAATAGAAACTGAAGAAGTATTGTTGTCTAATTTAACAACAAATAACCCAACAAGTATAACTATTGAACCGAACGGTTTTATCATTTTAAGTAGTAAAATATAA
- a CDS encoding extracellular solute-binding protein codes for MNKRNLKKIGLGFLSAGVILSLAACGGGSDSKKDAAKEDNKSLTISVAEGYVDYVNDIKADFEKENDVKIKVVEKDMFDQLEALSLDGPAGKAPDVMMSAYDRIGPLGQQGHLAEVKLGNDSDYDETDKAQVKIDGKIFGEPAVIETLVLYYNKDLITEAPKTFKDAEALAKDPRFEFAAEAGKNTGFLAKWTDFYYSYGLLAGYGGYVFGKDGTDPSQVGLNNKGAVEGITYATKWFQDVWPKGMQDTTGAGDFVTNQFTTNKTAAIIDGPWQAQAYKEAGVNFGVSEIPTLDNGEPYQPFGGGKAWVVSNYSKNKEVAQKWLDYVTNKDNQVKFYEATNEIPANQAAREVAKGKNDELTNAVIAQYANAQPMPNIPEMAEIWSGAENLMFDAASGKKTPQETADAAVKQIKENIEQKYQK; via the coding sequence ATGAATAAAAGAAATTTGAAGAAAATTGGTTTAGGCTTTTTATCTGCTGGTGTTATCTTAAGTTTAGCAGCATGTGGCGGAGGCAGTGATTCAAAAAAAGATGCTGCAAAGGAAGACAATAAATCTTTAACGATTTCAGTAGCAGAAGGCTATGTTGATTATGTAAATGATATTAAGGCTGATTTTGAAAAAGAAAACGATGTCAAAATCAAAGTTGTAGAAAAAGATATGTTTGATCAACTAGAAGCTCTATCTCTAGACGGACCAGCTGGTAAAGCGCCAGATGTGATGATGTCGGCATATGATCGAATTGGACCCTTAGGACAACAAGGTCATTTAGCAGAAGTTAAATTAGGGAATGATTCTGATTATGATGAAACAGATAAGGCACAAGTAAAAATAGATGGAAAAATTTTTGGTGAACCTGCAGTTATTGAGACATTAGTTTTATATTACAACAAAGATTTAATTACAGAAGCACCAAAAACATTTAAAGATGCGGAAGCATTAGCAAAAGATCCACGTTTTGAATTTGCAGCAGAAGCTGGAAAAAATACAGGTTTCTTAGCAAAATGGACTGATTTCTATTATTCTTATGGGTTATTAGCAGGATATGGTGGTTATGTATTCGGTAAAGATGGAACTGATCCTTCTCAAGTTGGTTTAAATAATAAAGGAGCTGTTGAAGGTATTACCTACGCAACGAAATGGTTCCAAGATGTATGGCCAAAAGGGATGCAAGATACTACTGGAGCTGGCGATTTTGTAACGAATCAATTTACTACAAACAAAACAGCGGCGATTATCGATGGGCCATGGCAAGCACAAGCATATAAAGAAGCTGGAGTAAACTTTGGTGTCTCTGAAATTCCAACATTAGATAATGGCGAACCTTATCAACCCTTTGGTGGCGGTAAAGCTTGGGTAGTAAGTAACTATTCTAAGAATAAAGAAGTAGCACAAAAATGGTTAGATTATGTCACTAACAAAGATAACCAAGTTAAATTCTACGAAGCAACAAATGAAATCCCAGCAAATCAAGCAGCTCGTGAAGTTGCTAAAGGTAAAAATGATGAATTAACTAATGCAGTTATTGCACAATATGCAAATGCTCAACCAATGCCAAACATTCCAGAAATGGCAGAAATTTGGTCTGGTGCAGAAAATCTAATGTTTGATGCGGCTTCAGGCAAGAAAACACCACAAGAAACAGCCGATGCTGCAGTTAAACAAATTAAAGAAAATATAGAACAAAAATATCAAAAATAA
- a CDS encoding sugar ABC transporter permease: MDSEKRENQNVKKAMLLSIIPGLGQFYNGQKFKGFIFLGLAIIFVVEMILFGFSAFNGLITLGSTPMEDHSLFLMIEGTLQLIITILFIFFYVININDAKRVAKIWRSGGKVNQTAKEIIANMLDNGFPYLLTFPAYIAMIFTIIFPVLVTVFMAFTNYDFYHIPPASLIDWVGFKNFFSIFFLSAYRDTFVSVFSWTLIWTLCASTLAIVLGVFTAVIANQDFIKGKRFFGVIFLLPWAVPAFITIMSFSNMFNDSIGAINSQVIPMLNHLPFVEIGAVAWKTDPFWTKVAIIMIQGWLGFPYIYVMTTGILQSIPGELYEAAKIDGANAIQRFTQITMPMILFVAAPIFVTQYTGNFNNFSMIYLFNAGGPGSVGGGAGSTDILISWIFKLTTGTSPQYSMAAAVTLIISTVIITVSLIIFKKTNAFNMEEL, translated from the coding sequence ATGGACTCAGAAAAAAGAGAGAATCAAAATGTAAAAAAAGCCATGCTTCTATCCATTATTCCTGGTTTAGGACAATTTTATAACGGGCAAAAATTTAAAGGTTTCATATTTCTAGGTTTAGCCATCATTTTTGTAGTTGAGATGATTTTATTTGGTTTTAGTGCTTTTAACGGATTAATCACGTTAGGTTCTACACCTATGGAAGATCATTCACTCTTTCTAATGATTGAAGGAACATTACAATTAATCATTACAATTCTATTTATTTTCTTTTATGTGATTAACATCAATGATGCCAAACGTGTTGCAAAAATTTGGCGTTCTGGCGGTAAAGTAAACCAAACAGCAAAAGAAATCATCGCAAATATGTTAGATAATGGATTTCCTTATTTGTTAACTTTTCCAGCCTACATTGCTATGATATTTACGATTATTTTCCCAGTATTAGTGACGGTATTCATGGCCTTCACAAACTATGATTTTTATCATATTCCACCAGCAAGTTTAATTGATTGGGTTGGATTTAAAAACTTTTTTAGTATCTTTTTCTTAAGTGCGTATCGCGATACGTTTGTCTCTGTTTTTAGTTGGACATTGATTTGGACACTTTGTGCATCCACGTTAGCGATTGTTCTTGGAGTATTTACGGCGGTTATAGCCAATCAAGATTTCATTAAAGGAAAAAGATTTTTTGGAGTAATTTTCTTATTGCCATGGGCAGTACCTGCATTTATTACAATTATGAGTTTCTCAAATATGTTTAATGATAGTATCGGAGCGATTAATTCTCAAGTTATTCCGATGCTGAATCATCTACCATTTGTAGAAATTGGTGCAGTTGCTTGGAAAACAGATCCTTTTTGGACAAAAGTTGCCATCATTATGATTCAAGGTTGGTTAGGCTTCCCTTATATCTATGTTATGACTACTGGGATTCTTCAGTCAATTCCAGGTGAATTATATGAAGCAGCTAAAATTGATGGAGCAAATGCGATTCAACGATTTACACAAATTACAATGCCGATGATTTTATTTGTAGCTGCTCCAATTTTTGTCACTCAATACACTGGAAACTTTAACAACTTCTCGATGATTTACTTGTTCAATGCGGGTGGCCCCGGAAGTGTGGGTGGCGGAGCAGGATCGACAGATATCTTAATTTCTTGGATTTTTAAACTAACGACAGGGACATCGCCACAATATTCAATGGCGGCAGCTGTAACCTTGATCATATCAACAGTCATCATTACTGTTTCCTTGATTATCTTCAAGAAAACAAATGCATTTAACATGGAGGAGTTGTAA